A single region of the Leptothrix cholodnii SP-6 genome encodes:
- a CDS encoding cytochrome c3 family protein, with protein MACAPVTLPQPGTTSSRAWQALLRLCAVLLLAALAWGLPTPASAQGIESVLAPGKLITGHAKAEADCKSCHVKFDRAAQDGLCTECHKDVGADLRQRAGFHGRKLAEQPQACRTCHTDHKGRNAKIVELDQKAFDHDKLSDFALRGKHVTTECKSCHVAGKKWREAALECNSCHKKDDVHKAALGPKCESCHGESDWKKTTFDHAKTRFALDFKHADASCSDCHKDQRYQDAPRTCIGCHKKDDEQLIKGRRGHQGQYGTKCESCHNAKGWKPSTFNHDADTKYALKGLHKPLECKTCHTGPLYKQKLASDCLSCHKKDDKHKGSLGQNCSSCHNERGWKELGKFDHDKTKFPLLGKHVDTECKACHKSLVYNEAPKDCIGCHKKDDKHEGTLGRACESCHGASDWKTTKGRFDHDKTKFQLRNGHAGPKVECKACHVNLKSYRNTPTDCYSCHKKDDKHEGQQGQRCESCHIDKNWKTLVGFDHAKSRFALTGRHVVTACKDCHTSARFKDAPSDCYSCHKKADKHKLTLGVSCESCHNTRDWALWNFNHDKQTDYRLEGPHRKLACTSCHTREAPRGKATAPVGQACIGCHRKDDVHDGSFGSRCEQCHVVDRWKRVINRGMRGSVDDRLDPGAARGLAGVAEVAETLGQASHAARRFLNPPPSAAMNGRERNPT; from the coding sequence GTGGCGTGCGCTCCCGTCACGCTGCCGCAGCCGGGCACGACTTCATCGCGCGCATGGCAGGCGTTGCTGCGCCTGTGCGCCGTGCTGCTGCTGGCCGCGCTGGCCTGGGGCCTGCCGACCCCCGCGTCGGCGCAGGGCATCGAGTCGGTGCTCGCCCCCGGCAAGCTGATCACCGGCCATGCCAAGGCCGAGGCCGACTGCAAGAGCTGCCACGTCAAGTTCGACCGTGCCGCGCAGGACGGCCTGTGCACCGAGTGCCACAAGGACGTCGGTGCCGACCTGCGCCAGCGCGCCGGTTTCCATGGCCGCAAGCTGGCCGAGCAGCCGCAGGCCTGCCGCACGTGTCACACCGACCACAAGGGCCGCAACGCCAAGATCGTCGAGCTCGATCAGAAGGCCTTTGATCACGACAAGCTGTCGGACTTCGCCCTGCGCGGCAAGCACGTCACGACCGAATGCAAGAGCTGCCACGTGGCCGGCAAGAAGTGGCGCGAGGCGGCACTCGAGTGCAACAGCTGCCACAAGAAGGACGACGTGCACAAGGCCGCGCTGGGCCCCAAGTGCGAGAGCTGCCACGGTGAATCCGACTGGAAGAAGACCACCTTCGACCACGCCAAGACCCGCTTCGCGCTCGACTTCAAGCATGCCGACGCCTCGTGCAGCGATTGCCACAAGGATCAGCGCTATCAAGATGCGCCGCGCACCTGCATCGGCTGCCACAAGAAGGACGACGAACAGCTGATCAAGGGCCGCCGCGGCCACCAGGGCCAGTACGGCACCAAGTGCGAGAGCTGCCACAACGCGAAGGGCTGGAAACCCAGCACCTTCAACCACGACGCCGACACCAAGTACGCGCTCAAGGGCCTGCACAAACCGCTCGAATGCAAGACCTGCCACACCGGCCCGCTCTACAAGCAGAAGCTCGCCAGCGACTGCCTGAGCTGCCACAAGAAGGACGACAAGCACAAGGGCAGCCTGGGCCAGAACTGCAGCTCGTGCCACAACGAACGCGGCTGGAAGGAACTCGGCAAGTTCGACCACGACAAGACGAAATTCCCGCTGCTGGGCAAGCACGTCGACACCGAGTGCAAGGCCTGCCACAAGTCGCTGGTCTACAACGAGGCGCCCAAGGACTGCATCGGCTGCCACAAGAAGGACGACAAGCACGAGGGCACGCTCGGCCGCGCCTGCGAAAGCTGCCACGGCGCGAGCGACTGGAAGACCACCAAGGGCCGCTTCGATCACGACAAGACCAAGTTCCAGTTGCGCAACGGCCATGCCGGCCCGAAGGTCGAATGCAAGGCCTGCCATGTCAACCTCAAGAGCTACCGCAACACGCCGACCGACTGCTACAGCTGCCACAAGAAGGACGACAAGCACGAAGGCCAGCAGGGCCAGCGCTGCGAGAGCTGCCACATCGACAAGAACTGGAAGACGCTGGTCGGCTTCGACCACGCCAAGAGCCGCTTCGCGCTGACCGGCCGCCACGTCGTGACCGCCTGCAAGGACTGCCACACCAGCGCGCGCTTCAAGGACGCGCCGAGCGACTGCTACAGCTGCCACAAGAAGGCCGACAAGCACAAGCTGACGCTGGGCGTGTCGTGCGAGAGCTGCCACAACACCCGCGACTGGGCGCTGTGGAATTTCAATCACGACAAGCAGACCGACTACCGCCTCGAAGGCCCGCACCGCAAGCTGGCGTGCACCTCGTGCCACACGCGGGAAGCGCCACGTGGCAAGGCCACCGCGCCGGTCGGCCAGGCCTGCATCGGCTGTCACCGCAAGGACGACGTGCACGACGGCAGCTTCGGCAGCCGCTGCGAACAGTGCCATGTGGTCGATCGCTGGAAGCGCGTGATCAACCGTGGCATGCGCGGCAGCGTCGACGACCGGCTCGATCCGGGCGCGGCGCGCGGCCTGGCCGGTGTGGCTGAAGTGGCCGAAACCCTTGGCCAGGCCAGCCACGCCGCACGACGTTTTCTCAATCCCCCACCCAGCGCGGCCATGAACGGCCGTGAAAGGAATCCGACATGA